A window of Candidatus Rhabdochlamydia sp. T3358 contains these coding sequences:
- the dapA gene encoding 4-hydroxy-tetrahydrodipicolinate synthase produces MLTGSIVALITPFTQEGAIDYLALSTLIKWHIEQGSQGVVLCGSTGEGTSLSLQEKLDIFKQGVQIANGRIPIIAGTGTSSTSTTVELTQAAKNIGVDACLVIVPYYTKPSLQGCIAHYKEVCSVKIPIFVYHHPGRTGMKLPVETLVEIAKDPYVCGIKESTADIDYAVRLSQEIEKPLFCGDDHLVIPLMALKFKGCISVIANLIPKQWQQLLSMLSDQSFKEAGKLYEEYHSLCTSLFLESNPQCVKYALYQMGYCLPHLRLPLMQPSRAVRERIREEMQALGLCSNLNLSGISG; encoded by the coding sequence ATGTTAACAGGATCTATCGTTGCTTTAATCACCCCGTTTACGCAAGAAGGAGCTATTGATTATTTAGCGCTGAGCACTTTAATTAAGTGGCATATTGAACAAGGCTCTCAAGGGGTTGTTCTATGTGGTTCTACAGGAGAGGGTACAAGTTTATCTTTACAAGAGAAATTAGACATTTTCAAGCAGGGTGTTCAGATTGCAAATGGGCGTATTCCGATCATTGCAGGAACAGGAACTAGCAGCACGTCTACTACAGTTGAGCTTACTCAAGCTGCAAAAAATATCGGTGTTGATGCTTGTCTTGTGATTGTACCTTACTATACCAAGCCTAGCCTTCAAGGTTGTATTGCTCATTATAAAGAGGTGTGTTCTGTAAAAATTCCCATTTTTGTTTATCATCACCCTGGAAGAACAGGTATGAAGCTTCCCGTAGAAACCTTAGTAGAGATTGCAAAAGATCCTTATGTATGTGGAATTAAAGAAAGCACAGCGGATATTGATTATGCGGTTAGGCTTTCCCAAGAGATAGAGAAGCCTCTTTTTTGCGGTGATGATCATTTGGTGATTCCCTTGATGGCACTAAAATTTAAGGGGTGTATTTCTGTAATAGCAAACCTCATTCCTAAGCAGTGGCAACAATTACTTTCTATGTTATCCGATCAGAGCTTTAAAGAAGCTGGTAAACTCTATGAGGAATATCACTCTTTATGCACGAGTTTATTTCTCGAGAGCAATCCGCAATGTGTAAAATATGCTCTCTATCAAATGGGGTATTGTCTTCCCCATTTACGCCTGCCTTTAATGCAAC